AACGTCACCGTTCCCGAAAGCAGACCGAGTCACCTTCGTTGATCCAGTCTTCCTAACTACCGGGGAACCGCATACTTGCAGTTGCACGTTCGCCGGACCCAGGAAGCGGAAGCCccggaaagagagagagagagagagatggcggcTACCACCACCGCCGGAGGCGGAACCCCCGGCGAGGGTCCGAAGATAGTGTGGAACCAGCCCCAGCAGAGGTTCGAGACGGAGGACAAGAAGGCCTACCTCCAGTACGCGCTCCGCGACGGGGGCACGGTGATGGACATCGTCCACACCTTCGTCCCTCCCTCGAAGCGGGGCCTGGGCTTGGCCTCCCACCTCTGCGTCTCCGCATTCCGACACGCCAAGACCAACTCCATGTCCGTCGTCCCTACCTGCTCTTACGTCTCGGTCCGTTCTCGAAACCCTTCTTTGTCCTCTCCTGTTTCTGGACGTGTCTCCTTGTTATGCACACCAagtgtttgatgaaattgatCTGACGATTGACCTGGGTTTTTGTCATTTCTTTGGTGTTGCTTAGTGATTTGAAGGAATGAAGCAATCCAACTTTGTAGTTCAATTCCTGTTTTTGTTGTCCAGCATCGCTCGTTCTTCCTGTAACCCACATAATTGCTCGTGCCTGTGCTGTTTCTTTCTCTAGTCCCCTTTCTGTACTTATAATCAGTAGACGCCCATATCTTCTCTGTCAGTTACTCTTACTGCACCCAGTTCTTCAATCACCATGTTAGAATTGTTTGGAAATGCTACTAATCGGGTATCTGCTTGGGCAGGACACTTTTCTTCCAAGGAACCCAACTTGGAACTCTCTTTTGTACTCTGAAGATCTCAGGTCTCATATGTAAATTTGCTATTAAATGTTTGGTGAAAATAAAGGCAAGTCTGTGAGCGTCAAGGGAATGTAGCTGCTAGCTCGAACTGCTCTATTCCCCCCGCATAAGGATGATTGTTCCCATATCGCATTTACAGATTCTTCTTGGGTCTGTAGGCGTTAACACACCTTCGAGAGATATAAAAACTTGCCATAATTCTGGTTTTAAAtagctctgttttttttttctcttctttaatgCTATCTAAGCTCTGATTACAAATGGGAATTTCTCATGGCCCTGATTACATTAGATGTTATCACCTGTCTTTATGGTTTGGTATAGTGGGAGACAATGCTAAGAGGATTGAGTGTGAAGTACTTCTTGGCCAATTTGTAGGGGATGGCATTTTGAAGAGTCACGCTTTAAATATTACAGAAGGCAATTATCTGATTCACACCACCAACAGGACGATAAAAACAGAATCCAATCCAACACTTGGTTCCGCATCTATCAGAGTTTGAACTACAATTAGGAATAGACCTCGAAAGACTTAATGACCTGCCGTTTTGGGGAACTCCATTACCCAGCTGTTGTAAGCGCAGCACTTGACTTCACAGCCAGTGAATCCCGCCTGCACCGCCAGGGCCTCATACTCCTTCTGCGTCCTCTCTTTGCCGCCGGGATTTTGAGCCAGCATGAAGAGGTCTTGCTGGAACACAATGTTCGAAGAGACATCTCTCTCTGGAACCTCGGGGAGAATCGCCTCGACGATGATTACCTTCCCATTGGCAGGCAAAGCCTCAAAACAGTTCTTTAGAAGTTTCGAGCAATGCTCATCACTCCAATCGTGGAGTATCCACTGCACTTAGATGTCCATAGATTAGAGAACTATAAAGAAGTAATGTGATTGTGAAGGCCAATGAGCATTGATGttgaaaaaaatcttgaaataaGAGTACGAATTAATCCCAAGGGATATGGTGCAACTCTTTCAAGTAATGAGAATTTTAATATTGTTCCCTCGCCTTAAGATTTCTCTGGATTCCTAGCGACATTTGTGGAGATTACTTAGGAAAAAACAGATTATTGTCCTTGAAATGGTTTGAGGAGTGAAAGAGGAATTTCGCAGAGTGATGAAGAAAATGGCTACAAGGCCTCACGCATCACATGTCGGATGAACATTAGATAAGTTGACGACTTTACCTTCATGAAAATGGCATCTCCTCTAGGAACATTCTCAAACATATCTCCACCAACACGCTCGACACCTAAAACACGAGACATCAACACATAATCACAAGAAGAGAACCAAGATATTGTCAAATGATGTGATTAGAGGCGACGAGTTCAGTGTTCTTGCAGGGTGCTGGAGTCCTGGATTTGATTTACCTGGATAAGAAGGAGAATCGGCCAAAACGTGAGGCAAGTCGAAGTTGATGCCCTTGATGTGGGGATGCTTGGAGGTGATCATCTTGAGAGTGACCCCGACTCCGCCTCCCACATCGACCAGCACTTTGATGCCTTCAAACCCTCTGTAGACATCGAGTATTTTCTTCATGATCAAGGAAGTATGACTCGCCATGGCTCGGTTGAAAGCTTGATTGAACCTATCGTCAATGGCAGGATACTCGAACGCCGTCATCCCGTATGCCCTCTCGAACGGAACCCCTCCTTCCATGATAACATCGTTCAAGTGGTACCTGAGATTAGTCCATGAAAAATGAAGCAGCCGTAGATCTGTACAAAGTAGATTTCCATAATCTTTGGGACAAGCCAAACTTGGATGAGGCCCACAAGAGTGCATAAAATCTATATAGACATCTGTAATCTTTGAAATCCAAATAGCAGTACTTTCAATTGGTGCTGCTTCAATGGAAATATTTCGGACACAGCATCATAATATGATCTGCGGCAAATCGAACACGAACGCAATCTTCTCCCAGAGGGCAAgttctttggaaaaaaaaaaaatcgtaaatcTTTCATTGAATCGAGCGTTTTCTCAGGATTCACAACCAACGATACTGTGCGAATTGTCGCCGTCAAGTGCTGCGATCATATTTTAGTTTCAGCCACTCAACAAGTAACCTAATAATCACCATTGGAATCGCCGAACAAAAAGCACAGAGGCCATTGTTcatagaaacaattttttatcctGAAATCGTTTTAAAACTCTAAGATGGTGATGTTGTAAAATATGGCTTCAAAATTGGGTAGTACAATGAAATCtaatcgagtaaaacaactcggattttgaggcgtgatatcactttctttaaagatttatttaCCCCATAACGTTACTAATGGTCActggcaaaaatcctccaggatacaacaaagtctcataTAAGAATACTATATAACAATTCAAATATTTCTCCAAAGTCTCTTTAAGaaataatcgaaaaattagctgctgtttttcagaaagaagactcgaaaatgatcactcattttctttttgaaaaatgagaagtatatatatgaaacagtcttgcaactcttcggaAAAGTCAAAAAACCAACAATTACAACCCTTCGGGAaagttaaaaccgaataagtaatttttcaaaggttgtcttgaaaagacacaaacaaaattcgaaataattaattaattaattaatttttttttaatttcgaattttcattttatatattttatttctgaaattctcaaaataaaagacaacctttgagtttactaaaaaattaataacaaaaaaataaaaaattagaataaataacaaaagaatTAGTGTTTATTAAATCACGGGCGCGCACAGTATGCTAAAATCACGCACCCGCACACGGGTATGGTAAGGTCTAACCCATCTAATCATTCTTTAAGTATATAAAGAAAAGCCCGTACTTTTAAATTAGCCCACTCCCTCCCACTTTTCCGATGTGGAACAAAGAAAACACTTtgtttgttttaacaaacaaacctccaacaggtgataatccaaaaataaaaataatattaccaACTCTCCATGAAGACCTTGTCGTGATGCAGCAGAAACAGAGGACCAACAGCTCCACCTTCTTCATCCTTGGCAAAGAACCTGCACATGGGTCCCGGACCgtactctctctcccctccatctccgtcgccgtcgccccTCCTCGACCGCCACTCGATCACGCCGTGGCTCGCCAGGAGGCGCATCATCCGGTCCACCAGGACTGGGGCCCCCGGGTTCTTGGCGCCAACCCGGCTCGCTATCTCGGCAGCCGAGAGGAACCCACCGGCGGAGACGAGGGCGTCGATGATGCCGAGCTCGAGGGCCGACTTGAGGGTCATCGGGAGCACCACCGCGCTGGCCAGCTGGACCGCCAGCTTCCCGACTTCCTCTTCTTGATCGCGCCCTTCGCGTTCTTGGTTGTCGGCCATTGTTGGGTTTCTAGGAGCAGTGATGAGGGGATTAAGAGAGACAGCTCTTCAGGCCTGTGAATAAGCAGAGTGTGTTGATGGGTCCCGCTCAAGAGACGACCAAAATGGTTTATACGAGGAAAGTATCCATCCACGTCTACTTTATCTCGAATCGACATATAGGTAATGCATTTGTCAAAAGTTTCTAGCTTAGACGCCATCGCACGTCACTAGACTCTAGAAACTTTTCTGATCGCAAATGGCAATTTCCAATCGATCAGATTGAGATCATTCATAGAAGACTTCCTCTGTACCTTCTTTTCTATAGCCATGTGAGTTAATTTGCCGTGCATATCACTAGGAAAAAAATAGTATCCTCATCCGTATTTTATTCGGGATTTTCAATTGAACTCCAAGACATAGTTCAAAGGGATGTTGTCTCCACCTAATTTCATGACCAACCCTAATAGAActatagaaaaaagaaatctttccCCCCTCTACCAAAGTAGCGATAAGGTTATAACACCAAATGGAATTTGTATGGGTTTATCAAACAATTAAGAATCTCGAAACACATGGCTTACATACTTTTATATAAAATTCTAAATAGAGACCTGAAATGCTcttattttccaaataagagcATGAAGTAGTCATTGTTTTATCAAATAAGGACGTGAAGTGGCTACTACAGTTACAAAGAAGGGCCTAAACTCATTGTTTAGCGAAGGGTAATTTcgtctttaaaattttaaacttttttttgttttttctttgtttttttttttttttttccttccaccaaaaaaaaaaaaaaaaaaagatgaacatgCATGGGATGGAGGCTCCCTCCTACCTATGGCCACCGCCCCATTGTTGATGGGGTGGCGGCCATTGTGAGGGTCGGCGACTCTTACTAACTAGAGGCGAGGGCTAGCAAGAGAAGGTTGCTAGCTCTCGCCTAGCACCCCTCAACCTGGGCGGCAAACATCGCCAGGCTTGCGCAAGGGTTCGCGGCCTCACCCAAGTTGAGGTGAGGGCAAATGACTCTTGCCCAGATCTAGGAGAGGGTCGTCACCCTCTTCCATCTTCCCAATCATCGACAACCTCATCGATTGTCGCCATTACCTCACCAGCGATGGGGCGGTGGTCACAAATAGGAGGGAGCCCTCTCGCctatgtttttgctttttttttttttttaaagaagaaaaaataaaaaaattaaatctagttaatttaaatttagattgtatttggacaaaaatatcATTGATTGGTTGGAATTTTTTGCCGATCTGCAAGCCGGCAAGactaaaccttttttttgaaataaatataatcACTTCAAGTCATTTTTTTAGACTAATATAGTCATTTATGCCCTTATTTAGAAAAAATGAGGACACTTTGAGccatatttggaatttttccttttttattaatataattttgtgATTATGAATATCTATTTTATATTTGGAATGAGTAAATACATaatctataatatatataaacttaCGAATGGCTACAAGAGCAACCACGTGTCTCGATATTGGCCAAGCGAAAAACCACCTATCCCCAATCAATGTGCACGGAGGACCGTCCAtgcaatggagagagagagggcaagcATCTCGTACGGATTTTGAGAAAGGaagaaacgaaaaataaaaaatggaatggGATGACGTGGAAAATACGAGTGAATTTTCTGTCCCATGATGCCTGTGTGTAATCCAACATGGGATTATCATTTACTTACATCgaactcaatttcaattcaacgtGGATTTATTTTTCTAGATGATCGGTTTTTCGTAGGCCGATTCTTGATTTAGGAGTGGAAACTAATCTTGAGACTCCCGATTCTAAAACATTGGAACCAAGAATCTCATAGGCTTGTTCTGCAACCATTGGCCCAGTCATTGGCCCGGTTTTTGTTGTGTGCTATAAACTAAGTTTATGTAAAAATTACATTAGTTctctacaaaaagaaaaacattcatTGGTCAAGTGATTaagttgttgtttttttatgttgaaaaccatAATTTGATTATTGATTGATACAAAAATATcttatctctctttttcctaaaagagaTTTCAAAATCGACTTAGAATTAGTTTAATCCAAAAGAACTTGTCGAATTggtttgaataaaattttggGTAGCACTGCATAAGGAGTGAAACCAATTTTAGGTTCATAGAATCAGTTCTTTCCAAAATCATTGGGTCCAAGTTGATTTTGTCAACTTATGAGATTgatttagatttgaaatacacATTTATTTGGATTCATATTTCACATTCTACCACCTGAAAAGACGGAAAAAGAGGGAGTCTTTATCTGAGATTTGTACTGAGatttgttgacatctaaatttcgcctaaatgaattaatttaaaaaaagcattaaaggttaggaattagtcacaaaaaaaaaaagggcaaaaaattttattattaaaaaagattattattatttttaaaaaaatggtcgggtcgggccggttTCGACATTGGCCCGACCCGGCCCTTCCTTCTTCCCCTGGCGCTGGGCCTGGCCCAGACTCCTTTCTCCTTCGGCGGCCCAgcccttccttcttcccttctgTTGGTCTTCGCTTGAAGACTTGCAGAACCTGTAGAGAACAGAGAGGATGAGCGGCAGCACAGAGCAGGGGGATCGGTGGCAGGCGAgcggcgtgatccgcgggtcggggGCAGTCCGGTCGGCAAGCTGGCAGCTGCAGAGGCCATGCGCGCTTGCTGGCCGAGCATAAAACCGGAGGGGGGGAAGAGAATCGAGAGGCGAGAGAGAAAacaccgaaaaaaaaaacacagagagAAGAACCGAGAAGCACAAAGCATAGAGAGAAACACAGAGAGGACACCGAGGAGAGGAAGAGACAGAGGGGGCGAGTGAGTGAAGAGAGTTGGAGAGAGAGACCGCCGGCCACCACACGGCCGACAACCCGCCGCCGTGCCTCCTTTCCCACTCCAAAACTCCGACCAGAGCGCGAACAAGGAGAGGACGCCAAACAAAGGGAGAAACATAGAGAGAAGGAGACTTCCCTGGGCCGTTGATTGCTGCCGTCGGTCACTGCCGGAGTTGCCGACCGCCTCCAACCCCAACCGGAACCCACAGCACAGCAACACAGGAAGACGGGGGGAGAAACAGAGAGCGACACGAGCAACCGAGAGCGGCTTAGTCACGCACGGGCTTGTCCGAAGACCTTCCCGGCGACGTCCTCATGCTGACCAGGTAGGTTCGGCTCCCTCCTTGCTCCATTTCGGGCGCaccgggccggagctcgcggccgtCCGGCTCGCGCAAGCTCTGGCCCTCGCCACTTCTGCATTTTGCTCCCGCATTCCTCATACGTCATGTCCGAAGACCCCCTAAGGCATGTTCGAGGCTCGGTTGAGCCGGAAACATTGAATTTGGTAGTGCCCAGTagctgttcgacgaaatgcctaTTTGAAAACGCCGAACCCAACTCTCGACCGGAGCTTGGCTTTTGGTTTCTCTGCATTGCTCGGGATTATGCTATTGTTGCGCACCGTTCCCGTCGTTTTCCTAGCTTGTCGGTAGGTTCCTTCGCGCTGTTTGGGGAGATAGGCGCGCGCATCTCGCCGGAATTTACCCGGCGACTCTAAGAACGCCGGTCaaccggcggccggcggtgcTCGGTGTCGGTCGGACAGAACCACCGACGCCAGGCGGTGGCACGGCGACCTCTTTAGGACGGTCAGTACTCACGGCATAGTCGGCGTCGGTCCGGCGGAGGAGCTGCAGGAGCTTCGGCGTGCTGCGGCCGCGGGAGAAGAAGATCGAAGAAGACGATCTGAAAAGgggcagaagaaaaaaaaaaaaaaaaagagaaaggaaagcacaaaaagataaataaataaaaatataggaAAAGAGAAATGGCATCGTTTTGGGCTGGTTTTTATTCCGTGGGCTGTTTAGGTTGAGCTGAAAATAGAAGTTAAAAATTGACCCTCAAATGggctagaaaattaaaaatgggcTTTGGGCCGAGAACtatccttttaaaaaaaaaaatcgtgtgGGCCTAGCCCAACAAGGCCGAGCTCGATCCGGTCGAGCCGGACCAAGCTCGATCCGGTCGAACCGGGCCGGGCTAGATCGGACCCGACCCGGTTCGcccccaaaatttttttttttttttttttaaattcgaaaaatccaaaattgttGGGTTGGTTGGAAATTTCCATGTATTTCcgttttaagtgtaattatgcatttatttgcttgtatgttgattacatcgtatgtttaatttgcatatctcgTTATGTTTAATGGTATGTGTGTAGTCTTATGGTAATTAGGATATTGTTAGCTATGATTGTTGATTTAATGATTACACACCCATATGATCACTTTATATGTTAATGGATaagtaaaatcaatttaaattacatgataaaaatcattttattaaaatgaacaagattaggtacatAAATgacactaattggtcaattaatgtaatcaagttcccgatcCTAGATTCTCTAGTCTCGTAGCAAGTGAGGcacactcccatgcctcacttggtttctagtcgaGTCTAATAGATTAGTAGCGactcattttgtgcaaaattcctaaaaatatccTAATATTACATGGaatatgggtttgggagagcccacgcaTAATCATGGGCCTTAAGCTCGTCATTTAGACAATACCTCTAAACATGTTCCCTCCCTTCGAAGGTAGGTTGCGACAAGACTGAAAAGATGTATAAAACCTCCTAATAAATGTACTAGTCGAGCACATTCTTAAGTTACTGTTTGTTTTGTTACATTCATGTAATCTTTTCACATATTCTTCAAATTTAGTTACTCCACATCCTTATTTCTTAAATGCTCCAATTTTCTATTGTTTAGATGTAAATGAGAGTTCACAATCCTAATTGACATGAAAATTAAGTGTGTAAAggtgttgattttttttctacttttgagcCCACATAGCTCATTTAAGATGATATGATGAATATAAATGAATAAGCAATATCCAATGTAATATATGCTactaaacaataaaaaacaaagaaaaaaaatgatcagtAGAGATAATGAGATTATTAGTTTCGGATGTTTTcgttctctcttttatttttttcctttctaagaagaaaatatttcgactttataaaaaagaattcaTGCGATTTTTCTTAGCAAACTCGTTATCACTTCCATTAGCTATaattggcccaacaaatctggTCCTACATGAAATTCCTCAAGGACCCATGGCGCAAAAAACATGAAAGCCCGCTCGTTCATTTGATCTGCAAAAATACCCGTGTCATTTTCCTGAATCTTCCCTGTAGCATCGTACTTCCTCAATCGTTACCACTTTCCCCTGGTTGTTTAGCCAAAAAAGTAACAAATGAAACACTTTCCCTAAGTTTAATTGAAATGGTGCATGCAAAACACGAAAATGCAATTCCacgatctccataactagaaagaaaaatatatataattaagtaGAGAAATTAACACACCTGATTTGAATTGCCATTCTCGATATGAAATGGCGATGATCTAAACTCAAGAACTTCTACTCTATTGTTCTCTGTATCACTGGCTTAATGAAATTGCCTCTCACCCTTAGCACTTAGTAAATGTTCATTTATGAGAATGATTGAGTGTGTTCAAATTAGAAAAGAGACTTGAgcaatatttttataaaatttcatgcCAAGCCTTCTCATTAAGAGCTAAGCTCAACTCAGTTCCCATTAGACATCcacatattaaactaattaaaaaacattCTATTTCAccttatttaatcaattttgcaaaaacggcaaattataatatcaattaatataattcacattagaaaaactcttacaatgTCACCTATGCTTTATGCCTTTTAAAATGAGTGTGACACTAGAAGTGTCATAAATTTTATGCGACACTCATTTTAGTGCCCAAACTTTTTATTGAATTACTTCCGTGTtgctttgacaaaaaaaaaagataatttgaGTGATATTGTCAATTTGGAATGCTGGAAATTTAATGTGgtgatattttattatttttgagcAATGTGGCTCGTCGAAGCTTTGAGTTAGCATAAATAGCCTTAAACAATGCCGCTCCTTAACAACTAGACAGTTATCGACCTCGAAGTTGTACCACTTGTCGAGGTCGACCACGACATCTAGATAGAAGGACTTGGGAAGGGGTGTCAAACAGAGAGAGATCGTGAGTCCATGGTAGCGGCAAGGCGAGCATTTGcgcatttttgtaatttccttggagaaaactaaaaaataatttgacttATTTTGCATTGGGGCTTTTCTTTCTTAGAATAAAAATTCCATGCACGCATTAacctttaattaaaaaaattaacgtAAAACTTTTTGTCAGATTTTGTTGTCATAGGCATTTAAACGactattttttttcaatgtgatactgaaataatttgacaaaaagtATTAAAACTAAAGTGAGTTTCGTATGAAAGTTATGGTATTCCTAACATCATTTTTCCGTTtatgaagagaagaagaaaatatcatagcAACTTAGATTTctttggaaaaggaaagaacaaaggaaggaaaaagggaCCCACCCACGATTGGCTGTGCTGGTTGAGGACTGGCCTCCTGTCAGGTCAGGGGTTCAACTCACATCTGTCACAACTCCTAGAGCAGTTTCGTGAATTAAGTGGGGGGCCTCGGCAATAGGTTGCTAGGCTATTCTCCCCCGAggtttacgtctaaatagtgACTTGCGACGACATTCCAACGGTGCCATCAAGCATCGGAGGGCGGTGTGACCCCGAAGGGGTTTCTAGCGGTTCCTCagtcaccaaaaataaaataaaaaaaaaaaaaaggaaaaagggataTCACGCATTGAAAGGGGCTTGCACTTAACGGCATGAAATTTAAAGCCCAGATTGGCTGAATATGGAATCCTTGTATGATTATCTTTGCcacctttttccctttcttattTCCCTATCAATTAAGAAAGTACATTTTGCGGCCCATATCATGTGTCACTAGGCAGTGAGGATGTGATAGAACCACCCGATTCCATTAATCGCATGTCATGAGTCTCTTTCTACTTGGTGCCATGTATATTTTGGTTACACTTTTGATTGGTCGGTTACTTGACAATACTATTGCATGATGTATCCAGcccaaaaaatattaactacACAAACAATTAGTTTTCCATGGGCTAACTTTTGGTCCAATATATTTTATTACTAAGTAAAATGTATTTTTACAACATTTGATGGTAATTAATTCATAACTATTTAGTGTGGTGAGAGAGCAATGCGATCATTGGAGCTTATTGCCTCTCCACCACTCGTAGCATCGGAGCTTCGCATGGATGCAATGAATGAGATTCGATCGAGACCACTCCACCTTCTTATGCAAGAAAAGTgattaatttatgaaatttctAAAGTCCATTAATATAGTAATTTGTATGATTGTCGTTAGTCAGAGAGGGGTGATGTGCATGTCTAGAGTTAATTTGCCATGATcaaatatcatcaaaaattaccaaaaaaatcccaaatttattgtaatcgtgtcaattcaatcataaacattttgtgtTTGTGTGAATTTAgtcaattcaaccaattttgttTGGCTATTTGGCAAACACTAACacaggtaatttttttttattctttactttttcaattatttttttcctttttattttctttctctttttttcctccttcttccttctttttttggccgATTGTTGCCAACCAATAGTGAGGGCAAGGTCTTGCTAAATTTGGCAAGGCTAGCCTCCCCATGGCTAGGGAAGGCTTGCCCTCGGTGAGCCTTGGATTCGCGGTTGACCTCATTATCTCTAGCAGAGGGAGAATGAaggaagaggggaaaaaaacggaaaaagcaaagaaagaataagaaaataattcaaataaaaattattaaaaaattattcacgttagCATAATTAGCATTCACATCAGGACCGATCTAttgaatggactaaattggtgtaaatgcaaaatgtttatgattaaattggctaaaagaaaatttaagattgaattgtcacaattacaataggtttatgatatGTTTTTATAATTCTCTTCAAAATATCGCATCTACATACGCTCATCCAAATACAGAAGTTGTctcttttttcagttttttacATTATGAGATATTCTCCATGTATGGTGTTTGCATCTTTCATGGGAATGAGCCTTCACTTTCGTGAGATTTAGCAAAGGAATCGCATGCATAGTCACGACCTCTCAAGAACTCACTCATTCGCGATATTGGTGTTGAAATCGTGAGGGAATCCTTATACATATGCTCCATAAAAACTTTCTCCATATTCTTCTCCGTCCTGAAGACTAATCATGAAAAGAAGTAAACGCCAGAAACATGTGCGAGAGCCCTGTGATCTAGAAGCCAAAGTTGTCATCAAATGTCATGGATGAtccctttcaatttttgtttggtTTCACCAACTCCAGTGCCTCCACTTTAATTTTCGATTGGGCCCGTCCcaattattttttccaataaGTACGACCCTCGCGGACTCGTTGGCAATGACAATAGGTGCATAATTCGACGTGCGCGACCACGCGACGTCCCTTTCAATCGGTGATTGTGGGGAAATAATGGACTTTAAGTCCAATCTCACATCAACTCATAAAAGAATGACACGGGCTCGCCTTTTTTCCCCAAAGTTCCTGACTAGGATTGATTTGGACTCTCACATTTTGCACGAAACGAGCATCATTTCCTCGTGCGTCCTCCttctgtgaaaaaaaaaaaaaaaaaaaaaaaggctcgaTTGGAATATCACGGCGAGTCTACAGGGTTTCGACTCGATTGATGTCGTATCGTCATTCTTGCGTCGCGCACCAAAACAGTAAGGATGCTTAAAAAATTTATctaggaaagagagaga
The window above is part of the Eucalyptus grandis isolate ANBG69807.140 chromosome 6, ASM1654582v1, whole genome shotgun sequence genome. Proteins encoded here:
- the LOC104450509 gene encoding acetyltransferase At1g77540, whose product is MAATTTAGGGTPGEGPKIVWNQPQQRFETEDKKAYLQYALRDGGTVMDIVHTFVPPSKRGLGLASHLCVSAFRHAKTNSMSVVPTCSYVSDTFLPRNPTWNSLLYSEDLRSHM
- the LOC104450510 gene encoding inositol 4-methyltransferase codes for the protein MADNQEREGRDQEEEVGKLAVQLASAVVLPMTLKSALELGIIDALVSAGGFLSAAEIASRVGAKNPGAPVLVDRMMRLLASHGVIEWRSRRGDGDGDGGEREYGPGPMCRFFAKDEEGGAVGPLFLLHHDKVFMESWYHLNDVIMEGGVPFERAYGMTAFEYPAIDDRFNQAFNRAMASHTSLIMKKILDVYRGFEGIKVLVDVGGGVGVTLKMITSKHPHIKGINFDLPHVLADSPSYPGVERVGGDMFENVPRGDAIFMKWILHDWSDEHCSKLLKNCFEALPANGKVIIVEAILPEVPERDVSSNIVFQQDLFMLAQNPGGKERTQKEYEALAVQAGFTGCEVKCCAYNSWVMEFPKTAGH